The following DNA comes from Oikeobacillus pervagus.
GGTAACATTCTGTGTCGCACGGTGAATGGAATGAGAGGATAATCTGTAATCATACTTTAATGTCGTTAAAAGTCCAACCATTGAAAAAACAGAAAGTAGAGCAATGATAAAGAGTACGGCTCCTTTTATGATCGTTGAGAAATTGATAGCCAATATATAATGCGGCTGATGTTTCATCGTTCCACCCTTTCTACTTCAGTCTAGTAACATATTTATGACTGTATTCGAAAAGATAGAACGATGAAATCTAGGAAATGAAAAAACTCCAATTAGTAGAGGGACTTAATCTATATACATTTTTCTCTAGATTGGTTTTTTTAGCGTGGTAACAATTAATATTCAATGGGAGATGAAGAGTCCCACTGAATGAAGTTTCCATTTTATCTCGTATAGAACCCAGCTTCCTTTTGTCCAACAATAGAGTGAAGAGCAGCATTTAAACTATTGGCAATTAAATTGGCTGTATCCTCAATAAATACATCCACTTCTTTTGGAGTCACCATTAGGTTATGTCCTAAAGGAGTTAAAACTTCATGAATGAGACGGCGCTTTTCTTCATCCTCTAACGCCCCTATCATTCCTAGGAAGGCTTTTCTTTCAGTAGGCCCCGGTAAATCTTCTTCTGTTAGTTTTTTCGTTTCCCCAAATGTCATTCCTGCTGGTGTTAAAGATTTCGAAGGTTTGTCCCCTTCCTTCATTTCCCTCCCAAAATGCTTTAGGATGTAATCAATTGTATCACTCGTAATGGACACAGCATCCACTACTGTTGGAACACCGATCGCAATGACAGGTACTCCTAGTGTTTCTTCGCTTAATTCTTTTCGCTTATTTCCTACACCTGATCCCGGATGAATCCCCGTGTCCGAAATTTGAATCGTAGCATTCACTCTTTCAATCGCTCTGGATGCTAATGAATCGACCGCAATAATAAAATCAGGCTTGGCTTTTTCCACAACTCCGAAAATAATATCACTCGTCTCAATCCCCGTTAATCCCATCACTCCAGGAGAAAGAGCACTTACAGGTCGATATCCTTCTTCTACACTTTCTGGTTGTAATTTAAATAAATGATTGGTGACTAAAATATTCTCACAAACAAGTGGACCTAAGGCATCTGGTGTGA
Coding sequences within:
- the gpr gene encoding GPR endopeptidase; amino-acid sequence: MTNDKQLDLSVYSVRTDLAIEAKEMVDEQQGTTSEIEGVIIKEKEENDIKLSYVEITPEGEKTIGKKAGNYLTIEAQRIRQSDSDFQKKVSEVFAREFSHFLQKKGIHRDASCLIVGLGNWNVTPDALGPLVCENILVTNHLFKLQPESVEEGYRPVSALSPGVMGLTGIETSDIIFGVVEKAKPDFIIAVDSLASRAIERVNATIQISDTGIHPGSGVGNKRKELSEETLGVPVIAIGVPTVVDAVSITSDTIDYILKHFGREMKEGDKPSKSLTPAGMTFGETKKLTEEDLPGPTERKAFLGMIGALEDEEKRRLIHEVLTPLGHNLMVTPKEVDVFIEDTANLIANSLNAALHSIVGQKEAGFYTR